In the genome of Rhodamnia argentea isolate NSW1041297 chromosome 3, ASM2092103v1, whole genome shotgun sequence, one region contains:
- the LOC115754662 gene encoding toll-like receptor 3 isoform X3, with translation MSILPREKTKIRLRGVNMEIDSHLLRLCIESACRSAEAVERWRMQRRTLERLPSPLADALLRRLLQRRLLSPSLLEVFKSCVEDVDLRGEISVDAEWMAYLGGFRYLRCLNVADCHRITSSALWAISGMANLKEVNLSRCVKVTDAGIRHLLSISTLEKLRVSETGLTADGIALLSSLSNLSVLDLGGLPVSDKALDSLQVLTKLQHLDLWGSDLSDNGVILLENFPRLSFLSLAWTKVTTLPNLFSLECLNMSNCTIKSIGGTGDKAPLAKLQIAGATLLNEAETFMHLEPSFLTFLDASHTRIPKFYFLSSMKSLECLDLSSSGIGDDSVELIAEIGANLRNLNLNNTRVTSSGVRILARHVPNLEILSLSHTSVDDIAIAYISVMPKLKAIDLSHTNVKGFIDYGDAEPDKFYSLTALQSLSLERLNLEQIHFQDDALCSLPDFPELRHLFLQSGHLTDLSLHHWSSLCRLKSLGFRDAVLTNHGLDSFKPPATLELLDLRASDHPPCNFPSKSQFSRRTPLVNINLEKLCLSPTFGDQRLKYNREELLALRNSTLSLRLNNRDDAIFKMPMD, from the exons tcaatcCTCCCAAGGGAGAAGACGAAGATCCGGCTCCGAGGAGTCAACATGGAGATCGATAGCCACCTCCTGCGCCTGTGCATCGAATCCGCTTGCCGGAGCGCGGAGGCCGTCGAGAGGTGGCGGATGCAGCGGCGGACCCTGGAGCGGCTGCCGTCCCCGCTCGCCGACGccctcctccgccgcctcctGCAGCGGCGCCTGCTCTCCCCGTCGTTGCTCGA GGTATTCAAAAGCTGTGTTGAGGACGTTGATTTAAGAGGGGAGATCTCCGTGGATGCAGAATGGATGGCATACTTGGGAGGATTCCGTTATTTGCGCTGTTTGAATGTCGCAGATTGCCATAGAATTACCAGTTCTGCTCTTTGGGCCATTTCAG GAATGGCTAATTTGAAGGAGGTGAACCTCTCCAGATGTGTGAAGGTCACCGATGCTGGCATTCGGCATCTTCTGTCTATCTCAACTCTGGAAAAGCTGAGGGTTTCAGAAACTGGTCTCACGGCAGATGGTATTGCGCTTTTGTCTTCCCTTTCAAACTTGTCAGTGCTGGACTTGGGTGGCTTGCCTGTCAGTGACAAGGCTTTGGATTCGCTTCAg GTACTGACAAAACTCCAGCATCTTGACCTCTGGGGGAGCGACTTATCAGACAACGGGGTTattcttcttgaaaatttccctaGATTGAGTTTCCTGAGTTTGGCATGGACCAAGGTGACGACATTGCCAAACCTGTTCTCTCTTGAATGCCTTAACATGAGTAACTGCACAATTAAATCCATTGGAGGAACTGGTGATAAAGCCCCTCTGGCAAAGCTTCAAATTGCTGGAGCTACATTGCTAAATGAAGCCGAAACCTTTATGCATCTTGAACCAAGCTTCTTGACTTTTCTAGATGCTTCTCACACTCGCATTCCCAAATTTTACTTCTTATCTTCCATGAAATCATTGGAGTGCTTGGACCTCAGTTCTAGTGGAATTGGAGATGACTCAGTTGAACTAATTGCTGAGATAGGAGCCAACCTGAGAAATTTGAATCTCAACAACACACGAGTGACTTCTTCAGGTGTGAGAATCCTGGCACGACATGTTCCAAATCTGGAGATTTTATCACTTTCTCATACATCAGTTGACGATATTGCCATTGCCTATATCAGTGTGATGCCTAAATTAAAGGCTATTGACTTAAGCCACACAAACGTTAAAG GCTTCATTGACTACGGAGATGCTGAACCAGATAAGTTTTATTCTTTGACGGCTCTGCAAAGTCTTAGTTTAGAAAGATTAAACTTGGAGCAGATCCATTTCCAGGATGATGCTCTCTGCTCTTTACCGGACTTTCCAGAGTTGAGGCACTTGTTCCTTCAAAGTGGCCACCTTACTGACTTGTCCCTTCACCACTGGTCATCCCTCTGTCGCCTGAAATCTCTCGGCTTTCGTGATGCCGTGCTGACGAATCATGGGCTTGATTCATTTAAACCTCCGGCAACACTGGAACTGTTGGATCTGAGAG CTTCAGACCATCCCCCCTGTAATTTTCCATCTAAATCACAGTTTAGTAGGAGAACTCCGCTGGTGAATATTAACTTGGAAAAGCTGTGCTTGTCCCCAACTTTTGGAG ATCAAAGGTTGAAATATAACAGAGAAGAGTTGCTAGCATTGCGGAACTCAACTCTGTCTCTTCGGCTGAATAATAGAGACGATGCAATTTTCAAGATGCCGATGGATTGA
- the LOC115754662 gene encoding toll-like receptor 3 isoform X1 — MSILPREKTKIRLRGVNMEIDSHLLRLCIESACRSAEAVERWRMQRRTLERLPSPLADALLRRLLQRRLLSPSLLEVFKSCVEDVDLRGEISVDAEWMAYLGGFRYLRCLNVADCHRITSSALWAISGMANLKEVNLSRCVKVTDAGIRHLLSISTLEKLRVSETGLTADGIALLSSLSNLSVLDLGGLPVSDKALDSLQVLTKLQHLDLWGSDLSDNGVILLENFPRLSFLSLAWTKVTTLPNLFSLECLNMSNCTIKSIGGTGDKAPLAKLQIAGATLLNEAETFMHLEPSFLTFLDASHTRIPKFYFLSSMKSLECLDLSSSGIGDDSVELIAEIGANLRNLNLNNTRVTSSGVRILARHVPNLEILSLSHTSVDDIAIAYISVMPKLKAIDLSHTNVKGFIDYGDAEPDKFYSLTALQSLSLERLNLEQIHFQDDALCSLPDFPELRHLFLQSGHLTDLSLHHWSSLCRLKSLGFRDAVLTNHGLDSFKPPATLELLDLRGCWLLTEEAMLLFHRRHPQIELKHELINIAASDHPPCNFPSKSQFSRRTPLVNINLEKLCLSPTFGDQRLKYNREELLALRNSTLSLRLNNRDDAIFKMPMD; from the exons tcaatcCTCCCAAGGGAGAAGACGAAGATCCGGCTCCGAGGAGTCAACATGGAGATCGATAGCCACCTCCTGCGCCTGTGCATCGAATCCGCTTGCCGGAGCGCGGAGGCCGTCGAGAGGTGGCGGATGCAGCGGCGGACCCTGGAGCGGCTGCCGTCCCCGCTCGCCGACGccctcctccgccgcctcctGCAGCGGCGCCTGCTCTCCCCGTCGTTGCTCGA GGTATTCAAAAGCTGTGTTGAGGACGTTGATTTAAGAGGGGAGATCTCCGTGGATGCAGAATGGATGGCATACTTGGGAGGATTCCGTTATTTGCGCTGTTTGAATGTCGCAGATTGCCATAGAATTACCAGTTCTGCTCTTTGGGCCATTTCAG GAATGGCTAATTTGAAGGAGGTGAACCTCTCCAGATGTGTGAAGGTCACCGATGCTGGCATTCGGCATCTTCTGTCTATCTCAACTCTGGAAAAGCTGAGGGTTTCAGAAACTGGTCTCACGGCAGATGGTATTGCGCTTTTGTCTTCCCTTTCAAACTTGTCAGTGCTGGACTTGGGTGGCTTGCCTGTCAGTGACAAGGCTTTGGATTCGCTTCAg GTACTGACAAAACTCCAGCATCTTGACCTCTGGGGGAGCGACTTATCAGACAACGGGGTTattcttcttgaaaatttccctaGATTGAGTTTCCTGAGTTTGGCATGGACCAAGGTGACGACATTGCCAAACCTGTTCTCTCTTGAATGCCTTAACATGAGTAACTGCACAATTAAATCCATTGGAGGAACTGGTGATAAAGCCCCTCTGGCAAAGCTTCAAATTGCTGGAGCTACATTGCTAAATGAAGCCGAAACCTTTATGCATCTTGAACCAAGCTTCTTGACTTTTCTAGATGCTTCTCACACTCGCATTCCCAAATTTTACTTCTTATCTTCCATGAAATCATTGGAGTGCTTGGACCTCAGTTCTAGTGGAATTGGAGATGACTCAGTTGAACTAATTGCTGAGATAGGAGCCAACCTGAGAAATTTGAATCTCAACAACACACGAGTGACTTCTTCAGGTGTGAGAATCCTGGCACGACATGTTCCAAATCTGGAGATTTTATCACTTTCTCATACATCAGTTGACGATATTGCCATTGCCTATATCAGTGTGATGCCTAAATTAAAGGCTATTGACTTAAGCCACACAAACGTTAAAG GCTTCATTGACTACGGAGATGCTGAACCAGATAAGTTTTATTCTTTGACGGCTCTGCAAAGTCTTAGTTTAGAAAGATTAAACTTGGAGCAGATCCATTTCCAGGATGATGCTCTCTGCTCTTTACCGGACTTTCCAGAGTTGAGGCACTTGTTCCTTCAAAGTGGCCACCTTACTGACTTGTCCCTTCACCACTGGTCATCCCTCTGTCGCCTGAAATCTCTCGGCTTTCGTGATGCCGTGCTGACGAATCATGGGCTTGATTCATTTAAACCTCCGGCAACACTGGAACTGTTGGATCTGAGAGGTTGCTGGCTTTTAACGGAGGAGGCCATGTTGTTATTTCATAGAAGACATCCGCAGATCGAGTTGAAGCACGAACTTATTAATATCGCAGCTTCAGACCATCCCCCCTGTAATTTTCCATCTAAATCACAGTTTAGTAGGAGAACTCCGCTGGTGAATATTAACTTGGAAAAGCTGTGCTTGTCCCCAACTTTTGGAG ATCAAAGGTTGAAATATAACAGAGAAGAGTTGCTAGCATTGCGGAACTCAACTCTGTCTCTTCGGCTGAATAATAGAGACGATGCAATTTTCAAGATGCCGATGGATTGA
- the LOC115754662 gene encoding toll-like receptor 3 isoform X2, with product MEIDSHLLRLCIESACRSAEAVERWRMQRRTLERLPSPLADALLRRLLQRRLLSPSLLEVFKSCVEDVDLRGEISVDAEWMAYLGGFRYLRCLNVADCHRITSSALWAISGMANLKEVNLSRCVKVTDAGIRHLLSISTLEKLRVSETGLTADGIALLSSLSNLSVLDLGGLPVSDKALDSLQVLTKLQHLDLWGSDLSDNGVILLENFPRLSFLSLAWTKVTTLPNLFSLECLNMSNCTIKSIGGTGDKAPLAKLQIAGATLLNEAETFMHLEPSFLTFLDASHTRIPKFYFLSSMKSLECLDLSSSGIGDDSVELIAEIGANLRNLNLNNTRVTSSGVRILARHVPNLEILSLSHTSVDDIAIAYISVMPKLKAIDLSHTNVKGFIDYGDAEPDKFYSLTALQSLSLERLNLEQIHFQDDALCSLPDFPELRHLFLQSGHLTDLSLHHWSSLCRLKSLGFRDAVLTNHGLDSFKPPATLELLDLRGCWLLTEEAMLLFHRRHPQIELKHELINIAASDHPPCNFPSKSQFSRRTPLVNINLEKLCLSPTFGDQRLKYNREELLALRNSTLSLRLNNRDDAIFKMPMD from the exons ATGGAGATCGATAGCCACCTCCTGCGCCTGTGCATCGAATCCGCTTGCCGGAGCGCGGAGGCCGTCGAGAGGTGGCGGATGCAGCGGCGGACCCTGGAGCGGCTGCCGTCCCCGCTCGCCGACGccctcctccgccgcctcctGCAGCGGCGCCTGCTCTCCCCGTCGTTGCTCGA GGTATTCAAAAGCTGTGTTGAGGACGTTGATTTAAGAGGGGAGATCTCCGTGGATGCAGAATGGATGGCATACTTGGGAGGATTCCGTTATTTGCGCTGTTTGAATGTCGCAGATTGCCATAGAATTACCAGTTCTGCTCTTTGGGCCATTTCAG GAATGGCTAATTTGAAGGAGGTGAACCTCTCCAGATGTGTGAAGGTCACCGATGCTGGCATTCGGCATCTTCTGTCTATCTCAACTCTGGAAAAGCTGAGGGTTTCAGAAACTGGTCTCACGGCAGATGGTATTGCGCTTTTGTCTTCCCTTTCAAACTTGTCAGTGCTGGACTTGGGTGGCTTGCCTGTCAGTGACAAGGCTTTGGATTCGCTTCAg GTACTGACAAAACTCCAGCATCTTGACCTCTGGGGGAGCGACTTATCAGACAACGGGGTTattcttcttgaaaatttccctaGATTGAGTTTCCTGAGTTTGGCATGGACCAAGGTGACGACATTGCCAAACCTGTTCTCTCTTGAATGCCTTAACATGAGTAACTGCACAATTAAATCCATTGGAGGAACTGGTGATAAAGCCCCTCTGGCAAAGCTTCAAATTGCTGGAGCTACATTGCTAAATGAAGCCGAAACCTTTATGCATCTTGAACCAAGCTTCTTGACTTTTCTAGATGCTTCTCACACTCGCATTCCCAAATTTTACTTCTTATCTTCCATGAAATCATTGGAGTGCTTGGACCTCAGTTCTAGTGGAATTGGAGATGACTCAGTTGAACTAATTGCTGAGATAGGAGCCAACCTGAGAAATTTGAATCTCAACAACACACGAGTGACTTCTTCAGGTGTGAGAATCCTGGCACGACATGTTCCAAATCTGGAGATTTTATCACTTTCTCATACATCAGTTGACGATATTGCCATTGCCTATATCAGTGTGATGCCTAAATTAAAGGCTATTGACTTAAGCCACACAAACGTTAAAG GCTTCATTGACTACGGAGATGCTGAACCAGATAAGTTTTATTCTTTGACGGCTCTGCAAAGTCTTAGTTTAGAAAGATTAAACTTGGAGCAGATCCATTTCCAGGATGATGCTCTCTGCTCTTTACCGGACTTTCCAGAGTTGAGGCACTTGTTCCTTCAAAGTGGCCACCTTACTGACTTGTCCCTTCACCACTGGTCATCCCTCTGTCGCCTGAAATCTCTCGGCTTTCGTGATGCCGTGCTGACGAATCATGGGCTTGATTCATTTAAACCTCCGGCAACACTGGAACTGTTGGATCTGAGAGGTTGCTGGCTTTTAACGGAGGAGGCCATGTTGTTATTTCATAGAAGACATCCGCAGATCGAGTTGAAGCACGAACTTATTAATATCGCAGCTTCAGACCATCCCCCCTGTAATTTTCCATCTAAATCACAGTTTAGTAGGAGAACTCCGCTGGTGAATATTAACTTGGAAAAGCTGTGCTTGTCCCCAACTTTTGGAG ATCAAAGGTTGAAATATAACAGAGAAGAGTTGCTAGCATTGCGGAACTCAACTCTGTCTCTTCGGCTGAATAATAGAGACGATGCAATTTTCAAGATGCCGATGGATTGA
- the LOC115754663 gene encoding mitochondrial inner membrane protein OXA1-like isoform X3: MAFRHSLCKRSGLIAQRYRASFTYIPQRNEDHGGNMPDVNPNQRMLNNVSQRRSFASNVNKSAGLGAFFKSGSCSTRSSLLFSPSIGSSFHRYMSTAVGESADKLELLSDVITDTTVQAVASQAPAVSEVAIAAADSYFPVMALQYLIDYVHQFTGFNWWASIVVTTLLIRTATIPLMINQLKSTSKLAIIKPRMEEIKAEMDAKGMDPIAMAEGQGKMKQLFKESGVNPFTPLKGIFIQGPIFISFFLAVTNMAEKVPSFKTGGAYWFSDLTTPDALYIFPVLTGLTFLITVESNTLEGMQENPMAGTIKNVFRAFAVLTVPFTASFPKAIFCYWMTTNIFSLLYGLVLKHTSLKKVMGVPEIPVASKPAPGQPALSVFSALKQLTSAVQEPTSAPAQPSKFIDRRTSSSSVLSQRLRSLEKEVKGRKKSKKR; this comes from the exons GTAACATGCCTGATGTCAATCCAAATCAGCGGATGCTAAATAATGTTTCTCAACGGAGGTCCTTTGCAAGTAACGTCAATAAGTCAGCTGGATTGGGGGCCTTTTTCAAGAGTGGTTCCTGCTCAACTCGCTCAAGTCTCTTGTTTTCACCGAGCATCGGGTCTTCTTTCCATCGGTATATGTCAACCGCAGTTGGTGAGAGCGCAGATAAGCTTGAACTTTTAAGTGACGTCATTACAGATACTACAGTACAAGCAGTTGCTTCCCAGGCACCTGCCGTTAGTGAAGTGGCCATAGCAGCTGCGGATTCCTACTTCCCAGTAATGGCCTTGCAGTATTTGATCGACTATGTGCACCAGTTCACTGGCTTCAACTG GTGGGCTTCCATTGTGGTGACAACTCTCTTAATCCGAACTGCAACGATTCCTCTTATGATAAATCAACTGAAATCTACTTCCAAACTTGCT ATAATTAAGCCACGCATGGAGGAGATAAAAGCAGAAATGGATGCAAAG GGTATGGATCCAATTGCCATGGCTGAAGGTCAGGGAAAGATGAAGCAATTGTTCAAAGA AAGTGGCGTTAATCCATTTACACCACTGAAGGGAATTTTTATCCAAGGTCCTATTTTCATCAGCTTCTTCCTTGCT GTAACAAACATGGCAGAAAAAGTTCCATCGTTTAAAACTGGTGGAGCGTACTGGTTCTCAGACCTCACTACCCCAGATGCTTTATATATCTTTCCAGTTTTGACAGGATTAACATTCTTGATTACCGTGGAG TCCAACACGCTGGAAGGCATGCAAGAAAACCCCATGGCTGGTACAATAAAGAATGTTTTTAGGGCCTTTGCTGTTCTAACTGTTCCGTTTACAGCTTCTTTCCCAAAG GCCATCTTTTGTTACTGGATGACCACCAACATTTTCTCGCTCCTGTATGGTCTTG TGCTCAAACATACTAGCCTGAAGAAGGTTATGGGTGTGCCGGAGATTCCTGTGGCTTCGAAACCCGCCCCAGGACAACCTGCCCTCTCTGTATTCTCCGCACTGAAACAACTAACTTCAGCAGTGCAGGAACCTACTTCTGCACCTGCTCAACCGTCCAAGTTCATCGACAGGaggacatcttcttcttcggtaCTTAGTCAGAGGCTCAGGAGTCTGGAGAAAGAGGTGAAGGGAcgaaagaaaagcaagaaaaggtga
- the LOC115754663 gene encoding mitochondrial inner membrane protein OXA1-like isoform X2 has product MAFRHSLCKRSGLIAQRYRASFTYIPQRNEDHGGNMPDVDPNQRMLNNVSQRRSFASNVNKSAGLGAFFKSGSCSTRSSLLFSPSIGSSFHRYMSTAVGESADKLELLSDVITDTTVQAVASQAPAVSEVAIAAADSYFPVMALQYLIDYVHQFTGFNWWASIVVTTLLIRTATIPLMINQLKSTSKLAIIKPRMEEIKAEMDAKGMDPIAMAEGQGKMKQLFKESGVNPFTPLKGIFIQGPIFISFFLAVTNMAEKVPSFKTGGAYWFSDLTTPDALYIFPVLTGLTFLITVESNTLEGMQENPMAGTIKNVFRAFAVLTVPFTASFPKAIFCYWMTTNIFSLLYGLVLKHTSLKKVMGVPEIPVASKPAPGQPALSVFSALKQLTSAVQEPTSAPAQPSKFIDRRTSSSSVLSQRLRSLEKEVKGRKKSKKR; this is encoded by the exons ATCAGCGGATGCTAAATAATGTTTCTCAACGGAGGTCCTTTGCAAGTAACGTCAATAAGTCAGCTGGATTGGGGGCCTTTTTCAAGAGTGGTTCCTGCTCAACTCGCTCAAGTCTCTTGTTTTCACCGAGCATCGGGTCTTCTTTCCATCGGTATATGTCAACCGCAGTTGGTGAGAGCGCAGATAAGCTTGAACTTTTAAGTGACGTCATTACAGATACTACAGTACAAGCAGTTGCTTCCCAGGCACCTGCCGTTAGTGAAGTGGCCATAGCAGCTGCGGATTCCTACTTCCCAGTAATGGCCTTGCAGTATTTGATCGACTATGTGCACCAGTTCACTGGCTTCAACTG GTGGGCTTCCATTGTGGTGACAACTCTCTTAATCCGAACTGCAACGATTCCTCTTATGATAAATCAACTGAAATCTACTTCCAAACTTGCT ATAATTAAGCCACGCATGGAGGAGATAAAAGCAGAAATGGATGCAAAG GGTATGGATCCAATTGCCATGGCTGAAGGTCAGGGAAAGATGAAGCAATTGTTCAAAGA AAGTGGCGTTAATCCATTTACACCACTGAAGGGAATTTTTATCCAAGGTCCTATTTTCATCAGCTTCTTCCTTGCT GTAACAAACATGGCAGAAAAAGTTCCATCGTTTAAAACTGGTGGAGCGTACTGGTTCTCAGACCTCACTACCCCAGATGCTTTATATATCTTTCCAGTTTTGACAGGATTAACATTCTTGATTACCGTGGAG TCCAACACGCTGGAAGGCATGCAAGAAAACCCCATGGCTGGTACAATAAAGAATGTTTTTAGGGCCTTTGCTGTTCTAACTGTTCCGTTTACAGCTTCTTTCCCAAAG GCCATCTTTTGTTACTGGATGACCACCAACATTTTCTCGCTCCTGTATGGTCTTG TGCTCAAACATACTAGCCTGAAGAAGGTTATGGGTGTGCCGGAGATTCCTGTGGCTTCGAAACCCGCCCCAGGACAACCTGCCCTCTCTGTATTCTCCGCACTGAAACAACTAACTTCAGCAGTGCAGGAACCTACTTCTGCACCTGCTCAACCGTCCAAGTTCATCGACAGGaggacatcttcttcttcggtaCTTAGTCAGAGGCTCAGGAGTCTGGAGAAAGAGGTGAAGGGAcgaaagaaaagcaagaaaaggtga
- the LOC115754663 gene encoding mitochondrial inner membrane protein OXA1-like isoform X1 translates to MAFRHSLCKRSGLIAQRYRASFTYIPQRNEDHGGNMPDVNPNQRMLNNVSQRRSFASNVNKSAGLGAFFKSGSCSTRSSLLFSPSIGSSFHRYMSTAVGESADKLELLSDVITDTTVQAVASQAPAVSEVAIAAADSYFPVMALQYLIDYVHQFTGFNWWASIVVTTLLIRTATIPLMINQLKSTSKLAIIKPRMEEIKAEMDAKGMDPIAMAEGQGKMKQLFKESGVNPFTPLKGIFIQGPIFISFFLAVTNMAEKVPSFKTGGAYWFSDLTTPDALYIFPVLTGLTFLITVESNTLEGMQENPMAGTIKNVFRAFAVLTVPFTASFPKAIFCYWMTTNIFSLLYGLVLKHTSLKKVMGVPEIPVASKPAPGQPALSVFSALKQLTSAVQEPTSAPAQPSKFIDRRTSSSSVLSQRLRSLEKEVKGRKKSKKR, encoded by the exons ATGGCCTTTAGACATAGCCTCTGTAAGCGATCAGGCCTGATTGCTCAGAGGTATCGTGCATCGTTTACCTATATTCCTCAGCGCAATGAGGATCACGGAGGTAACATGCCTGATGTCAATCCAAATCAGCGGATGCTAAATAATGTTTCTCAACGGAGGTCCTTTGCAAGTAACGTCAATAAGTCAGCTGGATTGGGGGCCTTTTTCAAGAGTGGTTCCTGCTCAACTCGCTCAAGTCTCTTGTTTTCACCGAGCATCGGGTCTTCTTTCCATCGGTATATGTCAACCGCAGTTGGTGAGAGCGCAGATAAGCTTGAACTTTTAAGTGACGTCATTACAGATACTACAGTACAAGCAGTTGCTTCCCAGGCACCTGCCGTTAGTGAAGTGGCCATAGCAGCTGCGGATTCCTACTTCCCAGTAATGGCCTTGCAGTATTTGATCGACTATGTGCACCAGTTCACTGGCTTCAACTG GTGGGCTTCCATTGTGGTGACAACTCTCTTAATCCGAACTGCAACGATTCCTCTTATGATAAATCAACTGAAATCTACTTCCAAACTTGCT ATAATTAAGCCACGCATGGAGGAGATAAAAGCAGAAATGGATGCAAAG GGTATGGATCCAATTGCCATGGCTGAAGGTCAGGGAAAGATGAAGCAATTGTTCAAAGA AAGTGGCGTTAATCCATTTACACCACTGAAGGGAATTTTTATCCAAGGTCCTATTTTCATCAGCTTCTTCCTTGCT GTAACAAACATGGCAGAAAAAGTTCCATCGTTTAAAACTGGTGGAGCGTACTGGTTCTCAGACCTCACTACCCCAGATGCTTTATATATCTTTCCAGTTTTGACAGGATTAACATTCTTGATTACCGTGGAG TCCAACACGCTGGAAGGCATGCAAGAAAACCCCATGGCTGGTACAATAAAGAATGTTTTTAGGGCCTTTGCTGTTCTAACTGTTCCGTTTACAGCTTCTTTCCCAAAG GCCATCTTTTGTTACTGGATGACCACCAACATTTTCTCGCTCCTGTATGGTCTTG TGCTCAAACATACTAGCCTGAAGAAGGTTATGGGTGTGCCGGAGATTCCTGTGGCTTCGAAACCCGCCCCAGGACAACCTGCCCTCTCTGTATTCTCCGCACTGAAACAACTAACTTCAGCAGTGCAGGAACCTACTTCTGCACCTGCTCAACCGTCCAAGTTCATCGACAGGaggacatcttcttcttcggtaCTTAGTCAGAGGCTCAGGAGTCTGGAGAAAGAGGTGAAGGGAcgaaagaaaagcaagaaaaggtga